The Xanthomonas indica sequence AAGCTCGGCGACACCTTCTTCGCCGCCGCCGCGCAGGTGCTGCAGCAGCTGCCGAACGCGCGCGTGCTGGTGCCGGCCGCCAATGCCGCGTGCAAGGCGCTGATCGCCGAGCAACTCGCGCGCTCGGCCTTGCCGCCTGCCGCCACCCAGGTGCTGGACGGCAACGCGCGCACCGCGCTGCTCGCCGCCGACGCGGTGCTGCTGGCCTCCGGCACCGCGACCCTGGAAGCCATGCTGGTGAAGCGGCCGATGGTGGTCGGCTACAAGGTCGCCCCGCTCACCTACCGCATCGTCAAGGCGCTGGGCTTGCTGAAGGTGGATCGTTACGCGCTGCCCAACATCCTGGCCGGCCACGATCTGGCGCCGGAACTGATGCAGGACGCCTGTACGCCCGATGCGCTGGCCGCCGCCCTGCTACACTGGCTGCGCAACCCGCAGGCGGTGGCGGCGCTGCAGCCCGAGTACGAGCGCCTGCACCTGCTGCTGCGCCAGGACGCCTCGGCCCGCGCGGCGGATGCGGTGCTCGAATTGCTGGAGGGCCGGGATTCGGAAATCGGGAATCGGGAATCGTCAGGAGCAACGGCATGAAGCGCCTCCTTTCCCCGCCGTCGCCGCAGCAGTCGCTTTTGTCCCATTCCCCATTCCCCACTCCCGATTCCCGGCTTTACGCCGGCGTCGACGAGGCCGGCCGTGGTCCGCTGGCCGGGCCGGTGGCGGTGGCGGCGGTGGTGTTCGATCCGGCGCGCACCCGCATCAACGGGCTGGACGATTCCAAGCAACTGACTGCGGCGCGGCGCGAGACGCTGTACGCGCGCATCGTCGAGCGCGCGCTGGCCTGGCAGGTGGTGCTGATCGAGGCCGAGGAGATCGACCGCCTGAACATCTACCAGGCGACCATGCTGGGCATGCGCCGCGCGGTCGAAGGCGTGGCCCACGTCGCCGGCTTCGCCCGCATCGACGGCAACCGCGTGCCCAAGGGCCTGCCCTGCGCCGCCGAGGCGTTGGTCGGCGGCGATGCCCGCGACCGCGCGATCATGGCCGCCTCGATCGTCGCCAAGGTCACCCGCGACCGGATCATGCAGCGCCTGCACGACGAGCACCCGCACTACGGCTTCGACCTGCACAAGGGCTACGCCACCCCGGCGCACCTGGCGGCACTGGCCGCGCAC is a genomic window containing:
- a CDS encoding ribonuclease HII — translated: MKRLLSPPSPQQSLLSHSPFPTPDSRLYAGVDEAGRGPLAGPVAVAAVVFDPARTRINGLDDSKQLTAARRETLYARIVERALAWQVVLIEAEEIDRLNIYQATMLGMRRAVEGVAHVAGFARIDGNRVPKGLPCAAEALVGGDARDRAIMAASIVAKVTRDRIMQRLHDEHPHYGFDLHKGYATPAHLAALAAHGPCIHHRRSFAPVRMALAGQDSAVEIGDSLESLQLA